The following proteins are encoded in a genomic region of Sesamum indicum cultivar Zhongzhi No. 13 linkage group LG8, S_indicum_v1.0, whole genome shotgun sequence:
- the LOC105167454 gene encoding zinc finger CCCH domain-containing protein 33 isoform X2 has protein sequence MPGNRKLQRNGSVPDKVEEVMRRLKVEESDDNGRVGDDPGAYPDRPGEPDCIYYLRTGSCGYGTSCRFNHPSNAGQVYGVKNTSELPERAGQPDCGYYLKTGTCKYGSTCKYHHPKDRQADVLMNLVGLPMRQNTRSCPYYMRTGLCKYGYACKFHHPQPATTTNVLPVIGPVYGSGGSTGAPSPGAPSIGDPSTTPLSKATYFSNSLLQLPQNYIPLFLSPSQGWNTYMGSVAPLSVTSVLTTPASNGQLSASYLPERPDQPECRYFMIHGSCKYGLDCKYHHPKEKISQVASSSLGPLGLPLRPGQPICSYYSLYGLCKYGPTCKFDHPLDGYSYAYSLAVPPLAAAYSSTTPYQRATPLVPLSETSLAKPSRVSDCIKKGETTGNKNQQPKTKNVGDSPNPSDSLPH, from the exons ATGCCGGGAAATCGAAAATTGCAGAGGAATGGTTCAGTGCCCGATAAAGTTGAAG AGGTCATGAGACGGTTAAAGGTAGAGGAGAGCGATGATAATGGTAGGGTGGGTGATGATCCGGGTGCATACCCGGATCGACCAGGTGAACCGGATTGCATATATTATTTGAGAACAGGTTCTTGTGGTTATGGAACCAGTTGTCGTTTCAATCATCCTTCTAATGCTGGACAA GTGTATGGCGTTAAAAACACTAGTGAGCTGCCAGAAAGAGCGGGGCAACCAGATTGTggg TATTATCTAAAGACAGGGACTTGCAAATATGGATCCACATGTAAATATCATCATCCTAAGGATAGGCAGGCAGATGTCTTAATGAATCTTGTAGGCCTACCAATGCGCCAG AATACAAGATCATGTCCTTATTATATGCGGACTGGATTATGTAAATATGGATATGCTTGCAAGTTCCATCACCCACAACCTGCAACAACAACTAATGTCTTACCAGTAATAGGACCTGTCTATGGTTCTGGTGGCTCTACAGGAGCACCTTCACCTGGGGCACCATCTATAGGTGATCCATCAACAACACCATTGTCAAAGGCAACTTACTTTTCCAATTCACTCCTTCAACTTCCACAAAACTATATACCCTTATTTCTGTCTCCATCACAAGGATGGAATACATATATG GGTAGTGTCGCTCCTTTGTCTGTTACTAGTGTTCTTACTACACCAGCTTCTAATGGGCAGTTGTCAGCCTCATATCTGCCAGAAAGACCAGATCAACCAGAATGCCGATATTTCATGATCCATGGTAGTTGTAAATATGGATTAGACTGCAAATATCACCACCCTAAGGAGAAGATCTCACAAGTGGCATCAAGTTCTCTTGGCCCACTTGGGCTTCCTTTAAGACCT GGACAACCCATATGTTCATATTATAGTCTTTATGGACTTTGCAAATATGGGCCTACGTGTAAATTTGATCACCCATTGGATGGATATTCTTATGCATATAGTCTGGCCGTCCCTCCTCTGGCTGCTGCTTACTCGTCCACCACACCATATCAGAGAGCAACACCATTGGTGCCCTTGTCTGAAACGTCTCTGGCCAAACCATCAAGGGTGAGCGATTGCATCAAGAAAGGAGAAACTACAGGCAATAAAAATCAGCAGCCCAAGACAAAGAACGTTGGAGATTCACCCAATCCGTCTGATTCTCTACCACATTAG
- the LOC105167454 gene encoding zinc finger CCCH domain-containing protein 3 isoform X3: MPGNRKLQRNGSVPDKVEEVMRRLKVEESDDNGRVGDDPGAYPDRPGEPDCIYYLRTGSCGYGTSCRFNHPSNAGQVNTIVYGVKNTSELPERAGQPDCGYYLKTGTCKYGSTCKYHHPKDRQADVLMNLVGLPMRQNTRSCPYYMRTGLCKYGYACKFHHPQPATTTNVLPVIGPVYGSGGSTGAPSPGAPSIGDPSTTPLSKATYFSNSLLQLPQNYIPLFLSPSQGWNTYMLSASYLPERPDQPECRYFMIHGSCKYGLDCKYHHPKEKISQVASSSLGPLGLPLRPGQPICSYYSLYGLCKYGPTCKFDHPLDGYSYAYSLAVPPLAAAYSSTTPYQRATPLVPLSETSLAKPSRVSDCIKKGETTGNKNQQPKTKNVGDSPNPSDSLPH, from the exons ATGCCGGGAAATCGAAAATTGCAGAGGAATGGTTCAGTGCCCGATAAAGTTGAAG AGGTCATGAGACGGTTAAAGGTAGAGGAGAGCGATGATAATGGTAGGGTGGGTGATGATCCGGGTGCATACCCGGATCGACCAGGTGAACCGGATTGCATATATTATTTGAGAACAGGTTCTTGTGGTTATGGAACCAGTTGTCGTTTCAATCATCCTTCTAATGCTGGACAAGTAAATACTATT GTGTATGGCGTTAAAAACACTAGTGAGCTGCCAGAAAGAGCGGGGCAACCAGATTGTggg TATTATCTAAAGACAGGGACTTGCAAATATGGATCCACATGTAAATATCATCATCCTAAGGATAGGCAGGCAGATGTCTTAATGAATCTTGTAGGCCTACCAATGCGCCAG AATACAAGATCATGTCCTTATTATATGCGGACTGGATTATGTAAATATGGATATGCTTGCAAGTTCCATCACCCACAACCTGCAACAACAACTAATGTCTTACCAGTAATAGGACCTGTCTATGGTTCTGGTGGCTCTACAGGAGCACCTTCACCTGGGGCACCATCTATAGGTGATCCATCAACAACACCATTGTCAAAGGCAACTTACTTTTCCAATTCACTCCTTCAACTTCCACAAAACTATATACCCTTATTTCTGTCTCCATCACAAGGATGGAATACATATATG TTGTCAGCCTCATATCTGCCAGAAAGACCAGATCAACCAGAATGCCGATATTTCATGATCCATGGTAGTTGTAAATATGGATTAGACTGCAAATATCACCACCCTAAGGAGAAGATCTCACAAGTGGCATCAAGTTCTCTTGGCCCACTTGGGCTTCCTTTAAGACCT GGACAACCCATATGTTCATATTATAGTCTTTATGGACTTTGCAAATATGGGCCTACGTGTAAATTTGATCACCCATTGGATGGATATTCTTATGCATATAGTCTGGCCGTCCCTCCTCTGGCTGCTGCTTACTCGTCCACCACACCATATCAGAGAGCAACACCATTGGTGCCCTTGTCTGAAACGTCTCTGGCCAAACCATCAAGGGTGAGCGATTGCATCAAGAAAGGAGAAACTACAGGCAATAAAAATCAGCAGCCCAAGACAAAGAACGTTGGAGATTCACCCAATCCGTCTGATTCTCTACCACATTAG
- the LOC105167454 gene encoding zinc finger CCCH domain-containing protein 3 isoform X1 produces the protein MPGNRKLQRNGSVPDKVEEVMRRLKVEESDDNGRVGDDPGAYPDRPGEPDCIYYLRTGSCGYGTSCRFNHPSNAGQVNTIVYGVKNTSELPERAGQPDCGYYLKTGTCKYGSTCKYHHPKDRQADVLMNLVGLPMRQNTRSCPYYMRTGLCKYGYACKFHHPQPATTTNVLPVIGPVYGSGGSTGAPSPGAPSIGDPSTTPLSKATYFSNSLLQLPQNYIPLFLSPSQGWNTYMGSVAPLSVTSVLTTPASNGQLSASYLPERPDQPECRYFMIHGSCKYGLDCKYHHPKEKISQVASSSLGPLGLPLRPGQPICSYYSLYGLCKYGPTCKFDHPLDGYSYAYSLAVPPLAAAYSSTTPYQRATPLVPLSETSLAKPSRVSDCIKKGETTGNKNQQPKTKNVGDSPNPSDSLPH, from the exons ATGCCGGGAAATCGAAAATTGCAGAGGAATGGTTCAGTGCCCGATAAAGTTGAAG AGGTCATGAGACGGTTAAAGGTAGAGGAGAGCGATGATAATGGTAGGGTGGGTGATGATCCGGGTGCATACCCGGATCGACCAGGTGAACCGGATTGCATATATTATTTGAGAACAGGTTCTTGTGGTTATGGAACCAGTTGTCGTTTCAATCATCCTTCTAATGCTGGACAAGTAAATACTATT GTGTATGGCGTTAAAAACACTAGTGAGCTGCCAGAAAGAGCGGGGCAACCAGATTGTggg TATTATCTAAAGACAGGGACTTGCAAATATGGATCCACATGTAAATATCATCATCCTAAGGATAGGCAGGCAGATGTCTTAATGAATCTTGTAGGCCTACCAATGCGCCAG AATACAAGATCATGTCCTTATTATATGCGGACTGGATTATGTAAATATGGATATGCTTGCAAGTTCCATCACCCACAACCTGCAACAACAACTAATGTCTTACCAGTAATAGGACCTGTCTATGGTTCTGGTGGCTCTACAGGAGCACCTTCACCTGGGGCACCATCTATAGGTGATCCATCAACAACACCATTGTCAAAGGCAACTTACTTTTCCAATTCACTCCTTCAACTTCCACAAAACTATATACCCTTATTTCTGTCTCCATCACAAGGATGGAATACATATATG GGTAGTGTCGCTCCTTTGTCTGTTACTAGTGTTCTTACTACACCAGCTTCTAATGGGCAGTTGTCAGCCTCATATCTGCCAGAAAGACCAGATCAACCAGAATGCCGATATTTCATGATCCATGGTAGTTGTAAATATGGATTAGACTGCAAATATCACCACCCTAAGGAGAAGATCTCACAAGTGGCATCAAGTTCTCTTGGCCCACTTGGGCTTCCTTTAAGACCT GGACAACCCATATGTTCATATTATAGTCTTTATGGACTTTGCAAATATGGGCCTACGTGTAAATTTGATCACCCATTGGATGGATATTCTTATGCATATAGTCTGGCCGTCCCTCCTCTGGCTGCTGCTTACTCGTCCACCACACCATATCAGAGAGCAACACCATTGGTGCCCTTGTCTGAAACGTCTCTGGCCAAACCATCAAGGGTGAGCGATTGCATCAAGAAAGGAGAAACTACAGGCAATAAAAATCAGCAGCCCAAGACAAAGAACGTTGGAGATTCACCCAATCCGTCTGATTCTCTACCACATTAG